ctttctctgcgggattaaaagtggcaaacatctttttgtttcgcgctgacgtcatgaacttgtttttattctttcttctggtcgtgcaaatgcacagcgtgacgcctggtaagtcctttttataagtttattaatattttattcataAATCCTATTCGTGCCTTCACTTATTTGACTTCTGAGAGTTTCTGTTActtattaattaaattattgttgtattatttaagcCCTTTGTTACTTAATCCtggttcttttttttaacacattttattgttttccctttttcctagtaaacattcaaaatgttccaattaggttacagaagcagataaatccgtttaggctctttatttgttttcactttagtgtttcttgttcaaagacttattttttccaaggcttgtaagaacgaacacaaatcttcaaacacggaagtgtcagaaactaatcaagtgtagtaacatcaccccgccacaagatgtcagtaagagtcgacatcaaatgggcagaacaggttgtgttcaactctgttgtactttttattcagcctccattgtagaaaatatatgtttattttcaaaatgttcaaaccgtcaacagatgttagtaatattattaatgtgttgtatttgtcatagaacatgtgagtcttgactgtgatatctagcagtgtttgatgttcactttaagacccgactgaagacggaaggagctaaaatattcacagtgcaagattgttgaacatgaaacaaaataataaaaagtcatcctgttgttgttttcttctttcagtgattcacacgctgcagtatttctgcactgcgtcctctcaagttccaaacttTCCAGAGTATGTGGAGgttggttatgttgatggagttcagatttttcactatgacagcaacagcaggaaagcagaagccaaacaggactggatgaacaaaatcacagcagaggatccaaaATACTGGCAGATACAAACAGAGATCGGTGTTGGTAATGAGTTGAGGGCTAAACACAACCTTGAAGTTCTTAAgaagcgtttcaaccaaactggaggtttgtttatgttgaactttctactacttaaatgtatttgatgtactctttttatactgtagtaaacacacattactgcactgatacttgtctctgtccatcccataataacctacactaatactgtgtgtgtgtgtgtgtgtgtgtgtgtgtgtgtgtgtgtgtgtgtgtgtgtgtgtgtgtgtgtgtgtgtgtgtgtgtgcgcgtgcgcgtgtgcatgtgcgtgtgtgtgtgtgtcactctgctttacaacactgtgtgtgtctcaggtgttCACATTTTCCAGAGGATGTctggatgtgaatggaatgatgagactgatgaagttaaaggttggGAACAGGAaggttatgatggagaagatttcatatcgttggacatgaagacatggacatttactgcagcaaaacaacaagctttccccaGCAAACTCAAGTTGGACCAGAACAAACATCTACTAGAATACCAGAAGTTTTACTTCACTGAGAGatgtccttcttacttgaagaagtatgtgaacaatgggaaggaggtcctaatgagaacaggtagaaacacaacatgtactttcaccttttaacttgttagcactccccctataggaacattactgacattacaccctgtctctttatactcttctctctttctctcaccttctctccatctttacctccattctccccTTCTCTCTATTTGTACTGCcattctctccatatttacctccatccacacgttctctccatcgttacctccattctctccttctctccatctttatatcattctctccttctctccatctttacctccattctctccatctttaccttattCTCTCcttacctccatcctcaccttctatccaactttacctccatccacacgttctctccatctttacctcctgtcttcccttctctccatctttaccgccGTTCTcgtcttctctccatctttaccgccGTTTTCACTTTCTGTCCATCTTTAACTCCGTCCACTCTCTCACTCCATTTTAACCTCCGTCCACAAGTTCTATCCATCTTTACCTCTATCCATCTTTACTTCCGTTATCACCTTCTTTCCATCTTCCATTctccccttctctccatctttacctccatctacTCTCTCCctcatctttacctctgttcacaccttctctccatctttacctccgtccacTCTCTCTCTCCATCTTTACGTTCATCCACATCTTCTCTCTATTTGTACccccattctctccatctttgcctccatccacaccttctctccatctttacttacATCCAGACTTTCTCTCCGTTTTTACCTCGATccacactttctctccatctttacttccatccccaccttctcttCATCTCaacctccatccccaccttctctccatcttttccTCCATCCACCCCTTCTTTCCATCTttgcctccatccacaccttctctccattttAACCTCTGTCCACAcgttctctccatatttacctccgttaTTACCTTAtctccatctttactttaatCTACAATTtctgtccatctttacctccatctttgcctccgtccacaccttctctccatcttttcccccgtccacaccttctttccatctttacctccatccacaccttctctccatttttACCTCTATCTTTGCCTccgtccacaccttctctccatattcTCTCCgtccccaccttctctccatccacaccttctccccacgttgtcctgtgttcacacgtgacatcacttcctgtgcagagcttccagaggtgttcctgctccagaagacgccgtcctctccggtcagctgcatggcgacaggtttctaccccgacggtgccgacctgttttggaggaaagacggcgagcagatcttcgaggacgtggagcacggagagatactccccaaccacgacggaaccttccagatgtcggtggcgctgaaagtggaggtgacggccgacgtggagggcaagtacgaatgtgtgtttcagctgtcaggcgtcaaggaggacttggtcaccaagctggagagaagaagcatcctgagcaacgcaagccatgaaggtgagaaagacacatttagttggagatgtttcccatcacaagtccacctgtcaccattattgatccatgtcaccatgacaacgcttgacgtctgcatgcaaagtagtcatgaaggtttcctcttcatgctttgtcactccacttgtgcttttttgctctccacagacaacttgagcgtcgccctcgctgccacggcggcggtcctcgctgtggcggccatcatcatcatcatcatcatcatcatggtcatggtcaggcgtcacagaaacagacaaggtgagggacgccaatgtcctctgtcttcttcttctcggtgcactcggtccaggccgtgagttgatgctttcatccgggctgcaaaggtgcggccatcttttagttgccttccagccaaacactcaaagatccacagagacagagcgcacactctcacgtagaaacacggcgtgacgtgaggggaaaagtccacttcaccttgtttctctttcatttcagcccagtacgatccagctggtaagtaaaacatcttttctttgagccgcaagaaacaaagccgtggtgaagcgtcactcacatggaggtctgatgtggacctttgttacaagtttagccggaaaagcccaactggagctgactccttcacaataaaagtccctcctgtgagcacacgcaatacaaagtctggcatatctcacttttgacaggagtcctcatgatgaggatcagccaaatgagacatcaagtgtgctgactcgtcatgtttccaagtcacacctcaaagatctgatgtgagtgacgaggcaccttctggatgttcttccttcaccgtttgcgtttgtcccgcagctcgccacggcggcgtggagctcgacgagaacgtgcaggcggctgaaggctgagtaagctcacatggactgtctgcacctccaaatgttcttgtgtgaagatgatgttcaacttggattcacctgcttctgtcgggaatgtgctgagtggtcttcttcctccaggatgctttgtgcactggaacacagggagatgtctccatcgctgagggacgtcatcacactcggagatgagatggagatgtgctttgttcttcgtccgactgctcctcacgctattccatgtattcttctttggccgttaaaagactttcaagatcaaacgttggtggctgtaaaatcgcacgtttcatggccttgacgtcatgacgaggatttcttcttttctttcaatggccgctgcttatgatcaatatcacattgtgtcacatctctgtcaataaatccgttttttctccactcgcctcgcactgctttcttggggaccaggaagagtctcagtcataaaaatggtagaagtaggtcatttttgtttatgtttttactttttcaCTCAACACTTAAATCCCTTGATCAATATAGGTTTATCCgtccttatcagtctttttttttcataatttacgccatttttgtcaaaaccttgttttgttatggcaaaaccacaaaataatattttttactcaacttaattgcaatcttaaatatgtcaataattcataacatcatcgattttaattcatttttttttttgagcaatgacaattaaaacttgtcccactgaaattattaggatccaaacgggccccactcataaaaataagtcaaacattattttttactttcaacacttaagtccctcgataaacttcaaatccatccctcgtttctgtgacgacctgtcacgtcaggtgtcacgcggtctgtttgcgtttgtgtttatctcctagtcggcgctcttattttggtcccacttcctgtttgtctccctgagcccttttccctcctcacctgtcgctaattggcagcctggccacacctggtcatggggtgagggtgatgggtcaaatgcagaggaaaatctcaccacacctagtgtgtgtgtgacaatcattggtacttttactttaatcaactggcttctatttatgcctgcctcgccctccagtcagggctcaaggattgttttgtgaaacgttactttggtttttctgtatgctgcttatgcttctgtgcacttccctgctgcacctccttgtgctccctgtgggaattaaaagactctcacccgcacgtcgtcctcctgtctcctgcatcttggggtcacaactagagcagccatgcaagtacgtgacagcttcttcattcctgtttttttttttttgccctaatagtcaaaaacccttttttttgtacgataaacacaaaatatcctataAAAATATTTTGAAGTCAAATTTTGgaagtgacgtaattggagccatgactagtttaaatactttgtaacaacattgagtttgattcattattatttttgagcaatgacagctttaaagagaaaacaacctgcatggcagctttattagactcaacaatgcaacttttctttgttccatttcacatgttttcacctcttttattccactatttagtttttttatacactatctgtagaatgtgtcgtgtatgagcttatatgggacataatgtataatatttctaattgcctttttctttttcatgcctttttaacctgagtctttcaagcaaaagcgttccaaaaatcagcaaacccgcctttcttcttcccccgtcaaaagtaggtgaatccacaaatataaataactacagaccgatttccaaattgggttaatgttgaatgtccaatccaagatggccgacaggactgtcttttgtttgtcAAAGTGGTCTGAATTTCTATGTGTTTTAGTCTCTTTTTTTAGCCGACTTAAGTAAATTGCACTAGTTTTAAGCGTAACAATTGATGAATGAAGGCTTACTTCCAAAAAGTGGTATTTCTGACTGCTTTTGTCGGATTTGGAAACCTGGAGGCCTCTGACCTGCAGAAGCCGGGAGATGTTTTGCTAGCTGAAATTTtggccttccatctgccacagtctggatctatactagtctcagcttggccttccactacctacagtctgagtcgactggcttcatcttggccttccgtcttccacggcctggatccatcttagcctcagactgactaaagctgggcctctgctagccttagcttggtcttccaactcttgtagcttggacatctgaactttgattattggacctgggtaggtagtaaaacaatttaacaatgactttgacaaaagcgctctatttaatattaatgctttttcctggacttgttttctgcaattgtagtggggtacctgaccaggtgctccaccaacctttaactctaccaaacgcaataacaatcacctggtcctttgaaactacagcatttacacaaaggttattgatatccacatgtgggtcagtgctaaataattctaaccagcttcagttatggtgtatttctgtgctaaacagatggttttctccttctgatattactcattttgatattgtGAAGCCAAATAATGTTGTCATGAGGTCACCTTGCCATATGAAACGGAAAATCTTTATATTGCTCTTACTTCTGCTATCAGGCAATGTGCAACCAAATCCAGGCCCAGCTTTATACAACATCAGTACTCCTGATGAACTTAGAGCTAGGTCAGGTCTTGGTTTAATTCATTCAAATATTAGAAGCCTACTGCCAAAATTCGACTTAGTCAAAATTTGGATTCAAACAACCACCCAGTGGGCACCCGTCCTTAGTTCAACGTCGAGGTGACGTTGAAATTACGTCGCGACGTCACTCAACCATATCCCGACCAAATCACAACCAACTGACCCCACCACACCATATGTTGcaaatctggtttgttttcatcattggggGACATCGTCTATTTAACGTCCTTTCAACGTGTACAATTCAACTTGCCAACCATTCCGCGCGCATCGGCCATTTGCGACAGTTTTCAACGAAAGCGCCGCTTGATGGCAGCGTGAACTAAAAGCCAAGCTTGTGCGCATGCGTGCTGAAGTACTTCCTTTCCAATCCAGCAAGCAAGACGAAGAGCGAAGATTTGAAGCGGAAATCGAACTATTTCACTGCAAAGAAAACCATCGACGTCCATAAAGATTCAGGTTTGTACCTTGAGATAATACTGCTTATTTATATCGATATCATTTTGGCCCTTTGCACAAGAGGGTTGCAGGAAAACGAGAAATGTATCTCACGCCTATTCTCAACGTTTATTTTGACTGTATAAACTGGAcctgagcaaacttttttttttctccccaagcaGACAACTAACAATTTGTTCCCCCACCTGCCCAAaag
The window above is part of the Nerophis ophidion isolate RoL-2023_Sa linkage group LG04, RoL_Noph_v1.0, whole genome shotgun sequence genome. Proteins encoded here:
- the LOC133552118 gene encoding class I histocompatibility antigen, F10 alpha chain-like isoform X3 — encoded protein: MNLFLFFLLVVQMHSVTPVIHTLQYFCTASSQVPNFPEYVEVGYVDGVQIFHYDSNSRKAEAKQDWMNKITAEDPKYWQIQTEIGVGNELRAKHNLEVLKKRFNQTGGVHIFQRMSGCEWNDETDEVKGWEQEGYDGEDFISLDMKTWTFTAAKQQAFPSKLKLDQNKHLLEYQKFYFTERCPSYLKKYVNNGKEVLMRTELPEVFLLQKTPSSPVSCMATGFYPDGADLFWRKDGEQIFEDVEHGEILPNHDGTFQMSVALKVEVTADVEGKYECVFQLSGVKEDLVTKLERRSILSNASHEDNLSVALAATAAVLAVAAIIIIIIIIMVMVRRHRNRQAQYEPAARHGGVELDENVQAAEG
- the LOC133552118 gene encoding class I histocompatibility antigen, F10 alpha chain-like isoform X4, yielding MNLFLFFLLVVQMHSVTPVIHTLQYFCTASSQVPNFPEYVEVGYVDGVQIFHYDSNSRKAEAKQDWMNKITAEDPKYWQIQTEIGVGNELRAKHNLEVLKKRFNQTGGVHIFQRMSGCEWNDETDEVKGWEQEGYDGEDFISLDMKTWTFTAAKQQAFPSKLKLDQNKHLLEYQKFYFTERCPSYLKKYVNNGKEVLMRTELPEVFLLQKTPSSPVSCMATGFYPDGADLFWRKDGEQIFEDVEHGEILPNHDGTFQMSVALKVEVTADVEGKYECVFQLSGVKEDLVTKLERRSILSNASHEDNLSVALAATAAVLAVAAIIIIIIIIMVMVRRHRNRQAQYEPAARHGGVELDENVQAAEG